One window of the Leptospira koniambonensis genome contains the following:
- a CDS encoding dienelactone hydrolase family protein, with protein sequence MNTETIIIKTAHGDMQTFVAYPDSSPSPCILVLQEAFGVNNHIKDIAVRFAKEGYLAVAPELYYRTAPPGFAGSYEDFMALKPHFSQLTPENLQSDLNSILDWIKTNPKSIPDRIASIGYCLGGWVSFFANSIYNFKAAISYYGSRIVQTSEEYSPKQNAPLLLVWAGQDRSVKPTHIAAISELLKSSGKNYVELVFSEAEHGFFCDARAAYHKTSAAQAWAITLAFLKEHL encoded by the coding sequence ATGAATACGGAAACGATTATTATAAAAACAGCTCATGGAGATATGCAAACATTCGTGGCCTATCCTGATTCTTCTCCTTCTCCCTGCATTTTAGTATTGCAAGAAGCTTTTGGAGTAAACAATCATATCAAAGATATTGCAGTTCGATTTGCTAAAGAAGGTTATCTTGCAGTCGCTCCAGAACTTTATTATAGAACTGCGCCTCCAGGATTTGCCGGAAGTTACGAAGACTTCATGGCATTAAAACCTCATTTCAGCCAATTGACTCCTGAAAATTTACAATCGGATCTGAATTCAATTTTGGATTGGATCAAAACAAATCCAAAAAGTATTCCAGATCGAATTGCAAGCATAGGTTATTGTTTAGGTGGATGGGTTTCTTTTTTTGCAAATTCAATTTATAATTTCAAGGCGGCTATTTCATATTATGGATCTAGAATTGTCCAAACTTCGGAAGAATATTCTCCCAAACAAAACGCGCCTTTACTTTTAGTTTGGGCGGGCCAGGATAGAAGTGTAAAACCAACTCATATAGCTGCAATCTCAGAATTACTAAAAAGTTCGGGAAAAAATTATGTGGAGTTGGTTTTTTCAGAAGCGGAGCATGGATTTTTCTGTGATGCAAGAGCGGCTTATCATAAAACTTCTGCCGCTCAGGCATGGGCAATCACATTAGCTTTTCTGAAAGAACATTTGTAG
- a CDS encoding glutathione peroxidase → MALKSVLIFLSLLIVSSSLFAAPKAVYDFTVKDIKGKDVTLSKYKGKTLLIVNVASKCGYTYQYENLEKVYKKYKEKGFEILGFPANNFLSQEPGSDAEIEQFCRVKKGATFDMMSKISVKGEDQHPLYTYLTSTSPDPGDVKWNFEKFLISPAGKIVARFRSGTEPDSKEVTDQIEKNLK, encoded by the coding sequence ATGGCTCTCAAATCTGTTTTGATCTTTCTTTCCTTATTGATTGTTTCCTCTTCTTTATTCGCTGCTCCTAAAGCTGTGTATGATTTTACAGTAAAGGATATCAAAGGAAAGGATGTTACACTTTCCAAATATAAAGGTAAAACTCTACTTATCGTAAACGTTGCTTCTAAATGTGGGTATACCTACCAATACGAAAACTTGGAAAAGGTATACAAAAAATATAAGGAGAAGGGTTTCGAGATCCTAGGCTTTCCTGCGAATAATTTTCTCTCCCAAGAACCTGGTAGCGATGCAGAGATAGAACAATTCTGCAGAGTGAAAAAAGGTGCCACCTTCGATATGATGTCTAAGATATCAGTCAAGGGAGAAGACCAACATCCTCTTTATACGTATCTCACTTCCACTTCTCCGGATCCAGGCGATGTAAAATGGAATTTCGAAAAATTCCTGATCTCTCCTGCTGGTAAGATCGTTGCAAGATTTCGTTCTGGGACTGAGCCAGATAGTAAAGAAGTCACTGATCAAATTGAGAAAAATTTAAAATAA
- a CDS encoding neutral/alkaline non-lysosomal ceramidase N-terminal domain-containing protein yields MKNKYTKFLTLALALIFILTGCDQKSNDDKLLELAVSSNRVTEPNSNPILNSLALPTSTPTDVFLVGAAKADITGPFVQSSTGYNSPGDQMSGLAMRLYSRAFVIERPGGARVAIVTNDMIHMYQSVKMGVVKKLQADGYGSAFNNDNVLLFATHTHSAPSNISWYTLFNLFNGVIGFDKVHYNIVVNGIAESIKAAYNNRREARIKFAAGNLSNFANNRSSAAYAWNLDKTNYSSNINETMSLLRFEGTDGSPIGLLNWFAVHGTSLGITNRRAHGDNKGYASYLAESTFGGNFVAAFPQGPMGDVSPNTPNPSDITKPFLRPNDIDPSLDALENPIVHGTKQGSRALELYNAATTTLTGNIGYRHSHVVWNNKVSVDPSYIGTFTMPWDTGTGNTTCVATIGGGFLAGDEEGAPVEFAKEGEIRNDFVFENGAWVKKNYSLTNLSGAAQILGYLWPLAQLALSSTKYEACDKEKFTLLPVGEVDSFWFPNPQVPFVPVVLPLQVITIGNTAIVASPFEVTTNAGRRLKAKLTTTLASVGISNVVVGAMANAYAQYLTTREEYSAQNFEGGFTAYGPWANAALIQEFDRIAKDIVANRSTTAGPNPPDLSYQQFIQTGLSQNGVVNDGGDFGKVLTDSNSSYNRVKDTVTVKFQGSHPRVVQDKKLDGSLSSYYDPNTYTYLEIQKKNGSSWTTVANDNNPYTAYDWARTGGDLSATSEVTITWLIRNQQAGTYRVVYNGLAKQFWGIFWTYKKFTGTSKEFVLQ; encoded by the coding sequence ATGAAAAACAAATATACGAAATTTTTAACCTTGGCATTGGCTCTGATATTCATCCTAACTGGTTGCGATCAGAAGTCAAACGACGATAAATTACTAGAGTTGGCCGTTTCTTCTAATAGAGTTACGGAACCCAATTCTAATCCTATTCTGAATAGTCTCGCTTTACCTACATCTACTCCTACGGATGTGTTTTTGGTAGGTGCAGCAAAGGCTGATATTACTGGACCTTTTGTGCAATCGAGCACTGGATATAATAGTCCGGGTGACCAGATGTCAGGTTTGGCGATGAGGCTTTATTCTAGAGCATTTGTGATTGAGCGCCCTGGTGGCGCAAGAGTGGCTATTGTTACCAACGATATGATCCATATGTACCAAAGTGTAAAGATGGGTGTCGTTAAGAAATTACAGGCCGACGGTTATGGATCAGCGTTTAACAATGATAATGTTCTTTTGTTTGCAACCCATACACATTCCGCTCCTTCTAATATTTCTTGGTACACATTATTCAACTTATTCAATGGAGTGATCGGTTTTGATAAGGTTCATTATAATATAGTAGTGAACGGTATCGCTGAATCTATCAAGGCTGCTTATAATAATAGAAGAGAAGCAAGGATCAAATTTGCTGCTGGAAATCTTTCCAATTTTGCAAATAATAGATCGTCTGCTGCTTACGCATGGAACTTAGACAAAACAAATTATTCTTCTAATATAAATGAGACAATGAGTTTGCTTCGTTTCGAAGGGACTGATGGTTCTCCAATTGGATTACTGAACTGGTTTGCGGTTCACGGAACTTCTCTAGGAATTACAAATCGTAGGGCTCACGGGGATAATAAGGGATACGCTTCTTATTTGGCAGAAAGCACATTTGGTGGAAACTTTGTGGCTGCATTCCCTCAGGGACCTATGGGAGATGTAAGTCCGAATACCCCGAATCCATCCGATATTACAAAACCTTTCTTAAGGCCGAATGATATAGATCCAAGTTTAGATGCTTTGGAAAATCCTATCGTTCATGGAACTAAACAAGGAAGCAGAGCATTAGAATTATATAATGCAGCTACCACCACGCTTACTGGGAATATTGGTTATAGACATTCTCATGTGGTTTGGAATAATAAAGTTTCTGTAGATCCTTCCTATATCGGTACATTTACTATGCCTTGGGATACTGGTACTGGAAATACAACCTGTGTGGCTACGATCGGTGGAGGATTTTTGGCGGGAGATGAAGAAGGTGCTCCTGTAGAATTTGCAAAAGAAGGTGAGATCCGAAATGATTTCGTTTTCGAAAATGGTGCCTGGGTTAAAAAGAATTATTCTTTAACTAACTTAAGTGGAGCCGCTCAGATTTTAGGATATCTCTGGCCTCTTGCTCAATTGGCATTGAGTTCTACAAAGTATGAAGCATGCGATAAAGAAAAATTCACTCTTCTACCTGTAGGAGAAGTGGATTCATTCTGGTTCCCAAATCCGCAAGTGCCTTTTGTGCCGGTGGTTCTTCCATTACAAGTGATCACGATAGGCAATACTGCGATTGTGGCTTCTCCATTTGAAGTGACTACGAATGCAGGCAGAAGATTGAAAGCAAAATTAACTACAACTCTTGCTTCTGTGGGGATTTCTAACGTAGTTGTGGGAGCAATGGCAAATGCTTATGCTCAGTATCTAACTACTCGTGAAGAATATTCCGCTCAGAACTTCGAAGGTGGATTTACTGCTTATGGTCCTTGGGCAAATGCAGCGCTGATCCAAGAGTTTGATCGAATTGCTAAGGATATAGTTGCAAATCGTTCTACTACAGCTGGACCGAATCCCCCTGATCTTTCTTACCAACAGTTTATACAAACTGGGTTATCCCAAAACGGTGTAGTGAATGATGGAGGAGATTTCGGAAAAGTTCTGACTGATTCGAATTCTTCTTATAATCGAGTCAAAGATACTGTTACGGTAAAATTCCAAGGCTCACATCCAAGAGTGGTTCAGGATAAAAAACTGGATGGATCTCTTTCTTCTTATTATGATCCGAATACTTACACGTATTTAGAAATCCAAAAGAAGAATGGAAGCTCTTGGACAACTGTTGCAAACGATAATAATCCTTATACGGCTTATGATTGGGCGAGAACCGGCGGAGATCTTTCTGCTACATCTGAAGTGACTATTACTTGGTTGATCCGTAACCAACAAGCTGGAACTTACAGAGTTGTATACAACGGTTTAGCGAAACAGTTCTGGGGAATTTTCTGGACTTACAAAAAATTCACTGGGACTTCCAAAGAGTTTGTTTTGCAATAA
- a CDS encoding YiiD C-terminal domain-containing protein: MTEKFDVLSIPFNVHIQLSRPKQGEDALLVMEDKPIYKNHVGSGHAAALFALAEGSGGEYLLSKVASLPFEIIPVVRKSEVKYKKPAQGRVVSRGVIDEQEWSAFMAQLEKKGRAGLTVGVELFDETQANVASFSFDWFIAKK, from the coding sequence ATGACAGAGAAATTCGACGTTTTATCCATACCTTTCAACGTTCATATCCAGCTTTCTAGACCTAAACAGGGAGAAGATGCTCTCTTAGTCATGGAAGACAAACCTATCTACAAAAACCATGTTGGTTCTGGACATGCCGCTGCGTTATTCGCTCTCGCAGAAGGAAGTGGAGGGGAATATTTACTTTCCAAAGTAGCTTCTCTCCCTTTTGAGATTATTCCAGTAGTGCGTAAGTCCGAAGTAAAATATAAAAAGCCTGCACAAGGAAGAGTCGTTTCCAGGGGAGTTATCGATGAACAAGAATGGTCCGCATTTATGGCCCAACTCGAAAAGAAAGGAAGAGCAGGACTCACAGTTGGAGTTGAACTTTTTGATGAAACTCAAGCGAATGTAGCAAGTTTTAGCTTCGATTGGTTTATCGCTAAGAAATAA
- a CDS encoding sigma 54-interacting transcriptional regulator, producing MYLQFLTLSFLIAVLLCILGVVYCLSVKNKISGIRELMLSFLCLVILYSACVYASIETDPRGALHRWITVSAALFAAVFFQRFFLKFPSAIFPKFSSYLFKAQLGIAASISLWFVWETKDAVKTFRFNGQYWDLSATFPGRVVAIFSLLFVLSVIGIAIVQILKNKDQKRIALAGILGSFFLNFLIPTIYLTLFRLGQVSAEVFVNALAISVISGFFVFHIFFVSYGGHRTSLTVRILTIVLAMALSVTQVMSGGLSKAIENEYDSIQTNALQNAKLSSPPKDSVFLSKIGENTPKSDLSAVVLGVRSFILTSSGKPLIIYQNFINNTEMGLEYSSYRSFVHGYVLDWAIRLFVGLCVLIFGFLLFMKISILNPLFALLKGLDRVEGGELSVEVEVRNKDEIGLLTQAFNAMVRSIREARQELQQYTSNLERTILERDSIYDAVPQERILSNKTLIYASRSMQAVVDRVERISGREQPVLITGETGTGKEIIAGLLHELGKGKDSPFVPINCAAVPANLWESQIFGYVKGAFTDAKSDYAGLVAEANGGTLFFDEVGEMPIEIQPKILRLLQERKYKQVGGRSELKAECRAIFATHRNLRSMVAKGTFREDLYYRINVFEIGIPPLRERRSDIPFLANRFVEHYSKQMELDKPNISEEVMDLFLEFPWSGNIRELENCIIRTLADLKGDHIKISDLPPELLELKSSGREEIGEIPIANGSYAAGFESLVSMYSRRLIETALQKCKGNKSEAARLLKISRGKLQYQMKMLDME from the coding sequence ATGTATCTTCAATTTCTGACCCTTTCCTTTTTAATCGCAGTACTACTATGTATTTTAGGAGTAGTGTATTGTCTGAGTGTAAAAAATAAGATCTCTGGGATCAGAGAGTTGATGCTCTCCTTTTTATGTTTAGTAATTCTATATTCTGCATGTGTTTATGCTTCTATCGAAACAGATCCGCGAGGTGCATTGCATAGATGGATCACAGTTTCAGCTGCACTATTTGCGGCAGTTTTTTTCCAAAGATTTTTTCTTAAATTTCCATCTGCCATTTTTCCTAAGTTTTCCTCTTATCTTTTTAAGGCACAATTAGGGATTGCCGCATCTATTTCTCTCTGGTTTGTATGGGAAACAAAAGACGCAGTTAAAACATTTAGATTTAACGGACAATACTGGGATCTATCCGCAACTTTTCCAGGAAGAGTAGTCGCAATCTTCTCTTTGCTTTTTGTTTTGAGCGTGATCGGAATTGCAATCGTTCAGATCTTAAAGAACAAGGATCAGAAAAGGATCGCTCTTGCTGGTATTTTGGGATCCTTCTTCTTAAATTTTTTGATACCTACAATCTATCTTACCTTGTTTAGATTGGGACAAGTAAGTGCAGAAGTATTCGTAAATGCATTAGCGATCTCTGTTATTTCAGGATTTTTTGTATTCCATATATTTTTCGTAAGTTACGGAGGACATCGAACTTCTCTCACTGTTAGGATCTTAACCATAGTTCTTGCAATGGCACTGTCAGTGACTCAGGTAATGTCTGGCGGATTGAGTAAAGCGATAGAAAACGAATACGATAGTATCCAAACAAATGCATTACAAAATGCGAAACTATCTTCTCCTCCTAAAGATTCCGTTTTTCTTTCTAAAATTGGGGAGAATACTCCCAAATCGGATCTGAGTGCTGTGGTTCTGGGGGTTCGATCTTTTATCCTGACTTCTTCCGGAAAACCTCTAATTATTTATCAGAATTTTATAAATAATACCGAAATGGGTCTGGAATATTCTTCTTACAGAAGTTTTGTCCATGGATATGTTTTGGATTGGGCGATTCGACTTTTTGTAGGCCTATGCGTATTAATTTTCGGATTTTTGCTCTTTATGAAAATCTCTATCTTAAATCCACTATTCGCTTTGTTAAAAGGATTAGATAGGGTAGAAGGAGGAGAACTTTCTGTTGAGGTAGAGGTCCGCAATAAAGATGAGATTGGATTATTAACCCAGGCATTCAATGCAATGGTTCGTTCCATTCGAGAGGCAAGACAGGAATTACAACAATACACTTCTAATCTAGAAAGAACTATTTTAGAAAGAGATTCTATCTACGATGCGGTTCCTCAAGAAAGAATATTATCTAATAAAACCTTAATATACGCCTCCAGAAGTATGCAGGCTGTTGTTGACAGAGTAGAAAGAATTTCAGGAAGAGAACAACCTGTATTGATCACAGGAGAGACTGGCACTGGAAAAGAGATCATTGCGGGACTTCTTCATGAATTAGGAAAAGGAAAAGACAGCCCATTTGTGCCGATCAACTGTGCTGCAGTGCCTGCTAATCTTTGGGAAAGCCAGATTTTCGGATATGTAAAAGGAGCATTTACAGATGCAAAATCTGATTATGCAGGACTTGTCGCAGAAGCAAACGGTGGAACATTATTTTTTGATGAAGTAGGCGAGATGCCTATTGAGATCCAACCTAAAATATTAAGATTACTACAGGAACGTAAATACAAACAAGTAGGTGGACGTTCCGAACTTAAAGCAGAATGTAGGGCGATTTTCGCTACACATAGAAATCTAAGATCTATGGTTGCAAAAGGAACTTTTAGAGAAGATTTGTACTATAGGATCAATGTGTTCGAGATCGGGATACCTCCTTTGAGAGAAAGAAGATCAGACATCCCTTTTCTTGCAAATCGATTTGTAGAACATTATTCCAAACAAATGGAGCTGGATAAACCGAATATAAGCGAAGAAGTTATGGATCTGTTTTTGGAATTTCCTTGGTCCGGAAATATACGTGAATTGGAAAATTGTATAATCAGAACGCTTGCCGATCTAAAAGGAGATCATATTAAAATTTCGGACCTTCCTCCTGAGTTATTAGAACTCAAAAGTTCCGGGAGAGAAGAGATTGGAGAAATACCGATCGCAAATGGATCTTATGCAGCAGGGTTTGAATCTCTGGTTTCCATGTATTCTAGGAGATTGATTGAAACTGCATTACAGAAATGTAAAGGAAATAAATCTGAGGCCGCCAGGCTTCTGAAAATCTCCAGGGGAAAATTACAATACCAGATGAAAATGCTGGATATGGAATAA
- a CDS encoding DUF3089 domain-containing protein, with protein sequence MRLFLYSSLLFWGFLFSNCTSIFLYLIKPSGPFTQENVPNSPDYSKKESWAALPELKDDPDEVPAISGFKDGQNIAKADVFFVHPTTFIKAEGWNAEIGSSLIVYGLSPLKMQASVFNESAKIYAPRYRQAALYSFIDDSGNGEKAFEIAKKDVLSAFDHYLKHYNQGRPFFIAGHSQGSMMLTYVLKEYLDKKKVSNFVAAYLPGWAVHSSEFKNLKVCRNSKDLGCYISWNSKKWGSQLSDFALPPERYVGGVCVNPVNWTQDSPETPKAEHKGGVGIQFSELDKAYVRTKCEGEMLWVDLPSNPNYESRRGNKKNYHISDYGLFYLDIRENVKERLEEYFNKKGKR encoded by the coding sequence ATGAGACTTTTCTTATATTCTTCGCTGTTGTTTTGGGGATTTCTATTTTCAAACTGTACTTCAATCTTTCTGTATTTGATTAAACCTTCTGGTCCTTTTACACAGGAAAATGTTCCGAATTCTCCTGATTATTCTAAAAAAGAATCTTGGGCGGCTCTTCCGGAATTGAAAGATGATCCGGATGAAGTGCCTGCAATCTCCGGTTTCAAGGATGGGCAAAATATTGCAAAGGCAGATGTATTCTTCGTGCATCCTACAACTTTTATTAAAGCAGAAGGATGGAATGCAGAGATAGGAAGTAGTTTGATCGTTTACGGACTTTCTCCCTTAAAAATGCAGGCATCCGTTTTTAATGAGTCTGCGAAAATTTATGCACCTAGATACAGACAAGCCGCATTATATTCTTTTATTGATGATTCTGGAAATGGAGAGAAGGCATTCGAGATCGCAAAAAAAGATGTGCTCTCTGCATTCGATCATTACTTAAAACATTATAATCAAGGAAGACCGTTTTTTATCGCGGGTCATAGCCAAGGTTCTATGATGCTTACCTATGTATTAAAAGAGTATTTAGATAAGAAGAAGGTCTCGAACTTTGTAGCGGCATATCTTCCTGGTTGGGCTGTACATTCTTCTGAATTTAAAAATTTGAAAGTATGTAGGAATTCTAAAGATCTAGGATGTTATATCAGTTGGAATTCCAAAAAATGGGGATCTCAACTTTCTGATTTTGCACTTCCTCCAGAAAGATATGTAGGAGGAGTTTGTGTGAATCCAGTGAATTGGACGCAAGATAGCCCTGAAACTCCTAAAGCAGAACATAAGGGTGGAGTTGGTATTCAATTTTCTGAGTTAGATAAAGCCTATGTTAGAACAAAATGTGAAGGAGAGATGCTTTGGGTGGATCTACCTTCTAATCCGAATTACGAATCCAGAAGAGGGAATAAGAAAAATTATCATATTTCGGATTACGGACTCTTCTATTTGGATATTAGAGAGAATGTGAAAGAAAGATTAGAAGAATATTTTAATAAAAAAGGAAAACGTTAG
- a CDS encoding extracellular medium-chain-length polyhydroxyalkanoate depolymerase, translated as MLKRITMLMPILIGALLFAGAGEVDAARCKTTGLLIKTTSCSYSTKKIEARPGIFRDVRYQVPEGTAPAGGWPVVVMYQGSFFTVQFSRTQGAPFGGYYEVKVIEKMLDNGFAVIAPDAGLDLFWETNLPTIYELTADYIFLNNLFAAIRNGSFGPINSNKKFATGISSGGYNTSRMAVSFPGEFKALAIQSGSYATCSGPICIVPTLPSNHPPTFFMHGFLDAVVPWWTMDLYYDKLRSQGIPTDRYTDYLAGHEWVSASAGKIYSWFNQYR; from the coding sequence ATGCTGAAGAGAATCACGATGTTAATGCCTATACTGATCGGCGCTCTGTTATTCGCAGGTGCTGGAGAAGTGGATGCTGCTCGTTGTAAAACAACCGGTCTATTGATCAAGACGACTAGTTGCTCTTACTCTACAAAAAAAATCGAAGCAAGACCAGGGATATTTAGGGACGTAAGATACCAAGTACCTGAAGGAACTGCTCCTGCAGGAGGATGGCCTGTCGTAGTGATGTACCAAGGATCTTTCTTTACGGTACAATTCTCACGTACCCAAGGAGCGCCATTCGGTGGATATTACGAAGTAAAGGTCATCGAGAAGATGTTGGATAATGGATTCGCAGTGATCGCTCCGGACGCGGGGTTGGATCTTTTCTGGGAAACCAATCTACCTACGATCTACGAACTTACAGCAGATTATATTTTCTTAAATAATTTATTTGCTGCTATCCGCAACGGAAGTTTTGGTCCTATCAATTCGAATAAAAAATTCGCAACTGGTATTTCCAGCGGAGGATACAACACAAGCCGCATGGCAGTATCTTTCCCAGGAGAATTCAAAGCACTGGCGATCCAATCAGGTTCTTATGCTACTTGTAGCGGTCCGATCTGCATTGTTCCAACTCTTCCTTCCAATCATCCGCCTACATTCTTTATGCACGGATTTTTGGATGCGGTCGTTCCTTGGTGGACCATGGATTTGTATTATGACAAACTCAGATCCCAAGGAATTCCTACGGACAGATACACAGATTACCTAGCTGGACATGAATGGGTATCTGCTTCCGCAGGAAAAATATATTCTTGGTTTAACCAATACCGTTAA
- a CDS encoding SpoIIE family protein phosphatase, which translates to MSLQLTFFSFGSLIVCIFTAVLGSFLAAIQNRSKSSSYLAGAFFLLSIHAFAFVIAYSIDSPIAAYHRWLILAVIPAFSCMGQFFFFYPIPTKEKFAFRFFSTQLFVWLAFSIYYIFCTFNKDPIFDFTEQIWTFSLPLENKILGVLVLVYSFLMIFTGIWRSWTASKESNRFTGLFVLFFSLLIFPPVIANSMSRAGLISRTDFLTVYTFFMIPGSFVILVLYINTTSDQTRFLNRITGICLGTFLLILYWIGLASVSRQEDTFDLSKLREAENSIFSKKNGPRTESVSRVGIPTEHSTLHVGIPTNHESHSDLRGGTPTKQKSNPTDSLKRFPRQSSGYYDSVFPTEAERYFAEGNKEEPRSVLYNFSLENQKYEARFPYEEYRNFLHVAIRPYFAVLFITVLVILFGFRLFFRGAIWNPLKNLLIGIGKVNQGDLNTKIQVRIQDEIGFLTDSFNGMVSSIREARTALSVYADTLEDQVKDRTSRLTKLLEQQQGDYFLTSLLLKPFGIETIRNGKVFVESFTRQKKQFVFKEQNHEIGGDLCMSTSLKIGGTNCTVFMNADAMGKSIQGAGGAIVLGSVFGAILNRTRLFEDKSLEFSPQRWLRSAFLELSKVFEIFEGSMLVTAVLGVIEESTGRTYIVNAEHPSPILYRNGKASLIPTKHFFNRIGLPFDPSSIFTVQSFQLKSGDCLFIGSDGKDDLIVGIREDGSKEINENQEAFLSRIEEAKGDLHKIYQDMEEYLTDDISFLKIEYSYSKEPLKTNGQSTRLVSKEIN; encoded by the coding sequence ATGAGCTTACAGCTGACTTTTTTTTCCTTTGGATCCTTAATCGTTTGTATATTCACCGCCGTTCTTGGAAGTTTTTTGGCCGCTATCCAGAATAGATCCAAATCCAGTTCTTATTTAGCTGGGGCATTTTTTCTATTATCAATTCACGCGTTCGCATTCGTGATCGCGTACAGTATAGATTCTCCTATAGCAGCTTATCATAGATGGTTGATCTTGGCTGTAATTCCAGCGTTCTCCTGTATGGGACAGTTCTTCTTCTTTTATCCAATCCCTACAAAAGAAAAATTCGCGTTTCGATTTTTTAGCACCCAATTATTCGTTTGGCTCGCCTTCTCTATATATTATATTTTCTGCACCTTCAACAAGGATCCTATATTTGATTTTACAGAGCAGATCTGGACATTCTCCCTTCCTTTGGAGAATAAGATTCTTGGAGTTTTAGTATTAGTTTATTCTTTTCTAATGATCTTTACAGGGATATGGAGAAGCTGGACTGCATCTAAAGAATCCAACCGCTTTACAGGACTATTTGTTCTATTCTTCTCTCTTCTTATTTTTCCTCCGGTGATCGCAAACAGTATGAGTCGCGCAGGACTGATCTCCAGAACAGACTTTCTTACCGTTTATACATTCTTCATGATCCCTGGAAGTTTTGTGATCTTGGTGCTTTATATAAATACTACTTCTGACCAAACTCGTTTTCTAAACAGGATTACCGGGATTTGTTTAGGAACATTCTTGCTCATTCTATATTGGATAGGACTCGCTTCTGTTTCTAGACAAGAAGATACATTCGATCTAAGCAAATTAAGAGAAGCAGAAAATTCGATTTTTAGTAAGAAGAATGGTCCAAGAACAGAATCTGTCTCCCGTGTAGGAATTCCTACAGAACATTCCACCTTACATGTTGGAATTCCAACGAATCATGAATCACATTCTGACTTGCGTGGTGGAACTCCTACAAAACAAAAATCGAATCCAACTGACTCTCTAAAAAGATTTCCTAGACAGTCCTCAGGATATTATGACTCTGTTTTCCCTACGGAAGCAGAACGTTATTTTGCAGAAGGTAACAAAGAAGAACCTAGGTCTGTACTATATAACTTCTCCTTAGAAAATCAAAAATACGAAGCGAGATTTCCATACGAAGAATATAGAAACTTTCTTCATGTAGCTATTCGACCTTATTTCGCTGTTTTATTCATCACTGTGCTTGTGATCCTCTTTGGGTTCAGACTTTTCTTTAGAGGAGCAATTTGGAATCCTCTAAAGAATTTATTAATTGGAATTGGAAAAGTTAACCAAGGAGACCTAAATACAAAAATCCAAGTTCGTATCCAAGATGAGATCGGTTTTCTTACTGATTCATTCAATGGAATGGTAAGCTCAATACGAGAAGCAAGAACTGCTCTATCTGTATATGCGGATACGTTAGAAGATCAGGTTAAAGATAGAACTTCTAGACTTACCAAATTATTGGAACAACAACAAGGAGATTATTTTTTAACATCCCTTCTTCTTAAACCTTTCGGAATAGAGACAATTCGAAACGGAAAAGTATTCGTAGAATCATTTACTCGCCAGAAAAAACAATTCGTCTTCAAAGAACAAAACCATGAGATCGGTGGAGATCTCTGCATGTCTACAAGCCTCAAGATAGGAGGAACAAATTGTACTGTATTCATGAACGCAGATGCGATGGGTAAATCTATCCAAGGTGCGGGAGGTGCAATCGTTTTAGGTTCTGTATTCGGTGCCATCTTAAACAGGACCAGACTATTCGAAGATAAATCTTTAGAGTTCAGTCCGCAACGCTGGTTGAGATCTGCTTTTTTAGAACTTTCTAAAGTGTTTGAAATTTTCGAAGGAAGTATGTTAGTCACTGCAGTTCTTGGAGTAATCGAAGAATCTACAGGCAGAACATATATAGTAAACGCAGAGCACCCTTCTCCCATTTTATACAGGAATGGAAAGGCAAGCCTGATCCCAACTAAACATTTTTTCAATCGTATAGGATTACCTTTCGATCCTTCTTCGATATTTACAGTTCAATCTTTTCAACTTAAGAGTGGAGATTGTTTGTTTATAGGCTCTGACGGTAAAGACGATCTAATCGTCGGCATCAGAGAAGATGGCAGCAAAGAGATCAACGAAAACCAAGAAGCATTTTTATCAAGGATAGAAGAAGCGAAAGGAGATCTACACAAGATCTACCAAGACATGGAAGAATATCTCACCGACGATATTTCCTTTTTAAAGATAGAATACTCATATTCCAAAGAGCCGCTTAAAACAAACGGACAATCTACAAGATTAGTATCAAAAGAAATAAATTAA